A section of the Pediococcus inopinatus genome encodes:
- a CDS encoding glycosyltransferase, with translation MKLLIVLENVKMDGVKRAATVVGNALTEYVDVTYYSLEDVAPYYELDAELVIAKRPAPGHILNYFGEKPYERYQPQIEDLCNYIQVEKFQTVILPAGLTTSFAPLIKTQIPEIHVIAWMHNNYKTYLTQYYQLMKSEFVQGLKAADVVVVLTESDYLNYRQFNKNTVKIYNPLTIVAEERADLKAHTIAFTARISIQHKGIDFLLEAAQYLPDDWKIAMAGEGPESEMKIFKQLIAQFDVADKIIYRGALKDEALQAHYETASIFVSTSRWEGMPLVIGEAMGFGLPIVAMENTGSKEFLGKNEYGVLTKAKDVPDFVESLNKLIISEPLRQLYAKKSCERIRSSFMVDTIIKQWLTILS, from the coding sequence ATGAAATTACTAATTGTACTGGAAAATGTAAAAATGGATGGTGTGAAACGGGCCGCAACGGTTGTAGGTAACGCACTCACCGAATATGTGGATGTGACTTACTACTCGTTAGAAGATGTGGCACCTTATTATGAACTGGATGCTGAATTAGTAATTGCAAAACGCCCAGCACCGGGACATATTCTAAATTATTTTGGTGAGAAGCCTTATGAAAGATACCAACCCCAAATTGAGGACTTATGTAATTATATTCAGGTTGAAAAATTTCAAACCGTTATTTTACCGGCAGGATTAACAACAAGTTTTGCTCCGTTAATTAAGACCCAAATTCCTGAAATTCATGTCATTGCGTGGATGCATAATAATTATAAAACTTATCTAACGCAGTATTATCAGTTAATGAAATCTGAATTTGTTCAGGGATTAAAAGCAGCGGATGTTGTGGTAGTGCTAACTGAATCTGATTATTTGAATTATCGCCAATTTAATAAAAATACGGTCAAAATTTATAACCCTCTCACAATCGTGGCTGAAGAACGAGCTGACTTAAAGGCTCACACCATTGCGTTTACGGCTCGTATTTCCATTCAACACAAAGGAATTGATTTTTTACTGGAGGCCGCCCAATATTTACCAGATGATTGGAAAATTGCCATGGCAGGAGAGGGTCCCGAATCGGAAATGAAGATCTTCAAACAATTGATCGCTCAATTTGATGTGGCAGATAAAATCATTTACCGTGGAGCGCTTAAAGACGAAGCCTTACAGGCCCATTATGAGACTGCCTCTATTTTTGTATCTACTTCGCGATGGGAAGGGATGCCCTTAGTCATTGGTGAAGCTATGGGATTTGGGTTGCCAATTGTTGCGATGGAAAACACAGGTTCAAAAGAATTCTTAGGAAAAAATGAATACGGAGTTTTAACTAAAGCAAAGGATGTTCCAGATTTTGTTGAATCCTTAAATAAGCTGATAATAAGCGAACCACTCAGACAGCTTTATGCTAAGAAGTCATGTGAACGGATTCGAAGCTCTTTTATGGTGGATACTATTATAAAACAATGGTTAACGATTCTTTCTTAA
- a CDS encoding NAD(P)H-hydrate dehydratase encodes MQTITQTLVKETIKKRATQTHKGSFGKLLIIGGNAQFGGAVILGSSAAVYSGCGLVTTATDPHNFTSLHARLPETMVIDFTDKQTIQTILKKVDGVVIGSGLGETPSSLEILQFVFQNIQANQKLIIDGSAIDLIATHHLVLPQAHIIFTPHEMEWQRLSGIPIKEQSEANNHAAQQKLNATVILKKHHTEVYTNHETYQLLIGGPEMATGGMGDTLAGMVGAFVTQFSDNETKSILSAVYLHSFIADQLGKTQYVVLPHQLIKQIPQTMAQFSNQND; translated from the coding sequence ATGCAGACGATCACACAAACGTTAGTAAAAGAAACGATTAAAAAACGGGCAACACAGACCCATAAAGGTTCGTTTGGAAAATTATTAATCATTGGCGGTAATGCCCAATTTGGGGGAGCAGTTATTTTAGGGAGTAGTGCCGCCGTTTACTCAGGTTGTGGTTTGGTTACGACTGCAACTGACCCCCATAATTTTACGAGCCTTCACGCCCGACTACCTGAAACCATGGTGATTGATTTCACTGATAAGCAAACGATTCAGACCATACTAAAAAAAGTGGATGGTGTCGTGATTGGTTCGGGTCTCGGTGAAACGCCATCTTCTTTAGAAATTTTACAATTTGTTTTTCAAAACATTCAAGCCAATCAAAAACTGATAATTGATGGCTCGGCCATTGATTTAATTGCTACCCATCATTTAGTGCTACCTCAGGCTCACATTATCTTTACCCCGCATGAAATGGAATGGCAACGACTATCTGGTATTCCCATTAAGGAACAATCAGAAGCAAATAATCATGCGGCTCAACAAAAGCTAAATGCCACGGTAATCCTAAAAAAGCATCACACAGAAGTTTATACAAATCATGAAACCTATCAGCTCTTAATCGGCGGCCCAGAAATGGCAACTGGTGGAATGGGTGACACTCTGGCCGGCATGGTTGGCGCTTTTGTAACTCAGTTTTCTGACAATGAAACTAAGAGTATTTTAAGTGCTGTTTATCTTCACAGCTTCATTGCCGATCAACTTGGTAAAACTCAGTATGTTGTTTTACCCCATCAACTTATCAAACAGATTCCTCAAACGATGGCGCAATTTTCTAACCAAAATGACTAA
- a CDS encoding Cof-type HAD-IIB family hydrolase, whose translation MYKLIVSDLDETLLSRDGSISNENIAAIKAASEKGVKFVPNTGRGFASVQPLLKKLSLFQKPDEFVISYNGGAIIENQDNRVLQTNEMTYEEAKGVFDITSQYPHNDTHVYTLNKLYIYNPREEDLAYLKPRHVEYKIMTDKDFSIFKNEKIMKVITMNPDEKALHPVHDKVMTAFDNQLNASYSSGMYAEFNHLSTDKGTASLELAESLGIKKDEVLALGDNSNDLPMLRKVGMPVVVSNGTDEAKSIAKYVTKNNYKTGVAEAIHKFVLD comes from the coding sequence ATGTATAAATTAATAGTTAGTGATTTAGATGAAACTTTACTTAGCAGGGATGGAAGTATTTCTAATGAAAATATTGCTGCAATTAAGGCCGCTTCCGAAAAAGGTGTAAAATTTGTTCCTAATACAGGGAGAGGATTTGCCTCAGTTCAACCCTTATTGAAAAAGTTGTCCTTATTTCAAAAGCCTGATGAATTTGTGATTTCATACAATGGGGGTGCGATCATTGAAAATCAGGACAACCGTGTGTTACAGACAAATGAAATGACGTACGAAGAAGCCAAAGGTGTTTTTGATATTACATCGCAATATCCACACAATGATACACATGTTTATACATTAAATAAGTTGTATATTTATAATCCTCGTGAGGAAGATTTGGCTTATTTGAAGCCTCGTCATGTTGAGTATAAAATTATGACTGATAAGGATTTTTCAATTTTTAAAAACGAAAAAATTATGAAAGTCATCACGATGAATCCAGATGAAAAAGCTCTCCATCCAGTGCATGATAAGGTAATGACAGCTTTTGATAATCAATTAAACGCTAGTTATTCTTCTGGAATGTACGCCGAATTTAATCATTTGAGTACTGATAAAGGAACGGCCTCATTAGAGTTAGCCGAATCTTTGGGAATCAAAAAAGATGAAGTTTTGGCCTTAGGAGATAATAGCAATGATTTACCAATGCTGCGGAAAGTAGGGATGCCAGTTGTTGTGTCTAATGGGACAGATGAGGCGAAAAGTATCGCTAAATATGTGACTAAAAATAATTACAAAACTGGTGTGGCAGAAGCAATCCATAAGTTTGTTTTGGACTAA
- a CDS encoding universal stress protein, protein MQDQQYKNILVGIDGSETSMRALDKAIDAAKRNQAKLYIAQVLKPRQSSIGQSSLGFGVVETDVDENNRLKEQQETIDGIVARVQGEGVEQVTGIVKIGSPHEELAKTIQRENQIDLIYIGATGANRVAQMFLGSNSAYILEHSLADVMVVR, encoded by the coding sequence ATGCAAGATCAACAATATAAAAATATTTTGGTTGGGATTGACGGTTCAGAAACTTCAATGAGGGCTTTAGATAAGGCAATCGATGCAGCTAAACGAAATCAAGCAAAACTGTATATTGCTCAAGTTTTAAAACCACGGCAATCTTCAATAGGGCAGTCGTCATTAGGTTTTGGCGTTGTTGAAACTGATGTTGACGAAAATAATCGATTGAAAGAGCAACAGGAAACCATTGACGGAATTGTCGCGCGCGTTCAAGGCGAAGGTGTTGAACAAGTGACTGGCATTGTAAAAATTGGTAGTCCACACGAAGAATTGGCCAAAACGATTCAAAGGGAGAACCAAATTGATTTAATTTACATTGGGGCAACTGGCGCAAATCGGGTTGCACAAATGTTTTTGGGATCAAATTCGGCCTATATTTTGGAACACTCTTTGGCAGACGTCATGGTAGTTAGATAA
- a CDS encoding pseudouridine synthase, with amino-acid sequence MRVDKFLHQMNVGTRNQITQLIKKGKVTLNAQRVRNGKTQLDPAQDLVKLGEQEIKYQVHYYYLLNKPLGVISASTDTHQKTVMDIFNKSDYRPDLFPVGRLDKDTEGLLLITNDGDLAHKLLSPAHHIKKTYEATVTGKLDDAVIEKFAKGIELKDGTQLYPARLEILDYNKMEDTTTIHVEIQEGKYHQVRRMFGAVGQKVVNLQRIQMGPLSIDEGLLPGNYRELTQTEVDDLLKLTE; translated from the coding sequence ATGCGAGTTGATAAGTTTTTACATCAAATGAACGTGGGCACACGAAATCAGATTACCCAACTGATCAAAAAAGGGAAGGTGACCTTAAATGCCCAGCGTGTCCGTAATGGGAAAACTCAATTAGATCCTGCCCAAGACTTAGTTAAACTGGGTGAACAAGAAATTAAGTATCAGGTTCACTATTATTATTTACTAAATAAGCCACTAGGTGTGATTTCGGCTTCGACTGATACTCACCAAAAAACAGTCATGGATATATTCAATAAATCAGATTATCGGCCGGATTTGTTTCCAGTCGGGCGCCTAGATAAAGATACAGAAGGATTATTGCTGATTACCAATGATGGCGACCTTGCACATAAATTATTGTCACCAGCTCATCATATTAAAAAAACCTATGAAGCAACGGTAACCGGAAAATTAGATGATGCAGTAATCGAGAAGTTTGCTAAGGGAATTGAACTAAAAGACGGGACCCAACTTTATCCGGCTCGGCTTGAAATTTTGGATTATAACAAGATGGAGGATACAACGACTATTCATGTTGAAATTCAAGAGGGCAAGTATCATCAGGTACGCAGAATGTTTGGTGCAGTAGGGCAAAAGGTTGTCAATCTACAGCGAATTCAGATGGGGCCCCTTTCTATTGACGAAGGGTTACTACCCGGAAATTATCGTGAACTAACTCAAACAGAAGTTGACGATTTACTAAAATTAACCGAATGA
- a CDS encoding putative polysaccharide biosynthesis protein produces MSEEPQNNQQTTSAGFQPLRNTNKESSSKDKMIEGSAWMTAGSIFSRILGAIYIIPWVIWFGSMSDNANALFAKGYNIYSFFLIAAIAGIPSAIAKQVAHYNTINEFAVGQRLYKRGLLLSGATGIICALILYFGAPVLSSGDVNVIPILHSLAWAVLVIPTMSLTRGFFQGYQEMAPSAISQFVEQLARVVYMLVTAFLIMKVQHGNWVSAVSQSTFAAFIGAIGGMLVLVFYYLRHRSRLRELAQNSKQELAIPTKQLYKEIIAQATPFIIIGSAITIFQLIDQYSFFSIMNHVFNYSTSLVNTLYADFAFNSNKLVMIVVSLGSAMAITAVPMLSEAKTRGDKREINSQITDALLLFAFFMIPAALGMAAVAQPLNTLFYHYDVVGTSILEVSAYVSVILGLFTVISAIMQGVSENVRAVAYFAIGVVVKLVLQYPLVAYLGAMGPILSTGIGFCVVSWLILRHLNQEYGIGFKRMSKPISGILGFSLLTFIVAFAVVRLAYLFLDPYSKMIAVVVCVLAACLGGFVYLYATLKTRLADVMLGSRVERIRRLLRIH; encoded by the coding sequence ATGTCTGAAGAACCTCAAAATAACCAACAAACAACTAGCGCGGGATTTCAACCGTTGCGAAACACTAATAAAGAATCTAGTTCAAAAGATAAAATGATCGAGGGATCAGCCTGGATGACGGCGGGAAGTATTTTTTCTCGGATTCTGGGGGCAATCTACATAATTCCCTGGGTGATTTGGTTTGGTAGTATGAGTGATAACGCGAATGCGTTGTTTGCTAAGGGATATAATATTTATAGTTTTTTCCTAATTGCTGCGATTGCGGGGATTCCCTCTGCAATCGCCAAACAAGTTGCGCATTATAATACAATCAATGAGTTTGCGGTAGGACAACGACTGTATAAACGCGGGTTGTTACTATCCGGAGCCACTGGGATCATTTGCGCGTTAATTCTGTACTTTGGTGCACCGGTGCTTTCGAGTGGGGATGTGAATGTGATTCCTATTCTGCATTCGTTAGCCTGGGCAGTTTTGGTTATTCCCACAATGAGTTTAACCCGGGGCTTTTTCCAGGGGTATCAGGAAATGGCACCGTCTGCGATTTCGCAGTTTGTCGAACAGCTAGCCCGGGTAGTGTATATGTTAGTTACTGCGTTTCTAATTATGAAAGTGCAGCATGGTAATTGGGTCAGCGCAGTTTCGCAGTCTACGTTTGCAGCGTTTATTGGTGCCATTGGGGGAATGTTAGTGCTTGTTTTCTATTATTTGCGCCATCGCAGTCGTTTGCGAGAGTTAGCCCAAAATAGTAAACAAGAGTTAGCGATTCCAACAAAACAACTCTATAAAGAAATTATTGCACAAGCAACACCATTTATTATTATTGGCTCGGCAATCACCATTTTTCAACTGATTGATCAGTATTCATTCTTTAGTATTATGAACCACGTCTTCAACTATTCGACCTCACTTGTGAATACCCTTTACGCTGATTTTGCGTTTAACTCGAATAAATTAGTGATGATTGTTGTTTCTTTGGGCTCGGCAATGGCCATTACAGCTGTTCCAATGCTTTCAGAGGCAAAAACGCGTGGGGATAAACGGGAAATTAATAGCCAGATTACGGATGCTTTGTTACTATTTGCATTCTTTATGATTCCCGCAGCTTTAGGGATGGCAGCTGTAGCCCAACCGCTAAACACATTATTTTATCACTATGATGTAGTTGGGACTTCCATTTTGGAGGTCTCTGCCTACGTTTCCGTCATTCTAGGGCTCTTTACCGTCATCTCGGCAATTATGCAGGGGGTTTCCGAAAACGTGCGGGCAGTCGCTTATTTTGCGATTGGCGTGGTTGTGAAGCTTGTCCTTCAGTATCCGCTGGTCGCTTACTTAGGAGCGATGGGGCCAATCCTTTCGACAGGAATCGGATTTTGTGTGGTTAGTTGGCTGATCTTACGCCATTTAAATCAAGAATACGGAATTGGTTTTAAACGAATGAGTAAACCAATTTCTGGGATCCTCGGGTTTAGTTTATTGACATTTATTGTTGCTTTTGCAGTCGTTCGGCTGGCTTATTTGTTCTTGGATCCTTACAGCAAGATGATAGCAGTAGTCGTTTGTGTTTTAGCAGCTTGCCTAGGCGGTTTTGTCTATTTATACGCGACATTAAAGACAAGGTTGGCAGATGTCATGCTGGGATCCAGAGTGGAACGAATTCGACGATTATTGAGAATTCATTAA